The Paenibacillus beijingensis nucleotide sequence GACGAGATTATGCTGGGCAAAGACGATATTTTTTTTCAAATCGCTTTGAAAAATAACCGAATCGTACTTGGCCGTGTAATAATCGGAGAACGACTCTCTGCCTCCCGCCTCCATGTAGTTGCGCGTATACTGTTGCATTCGCTCCAGCGGAAACACGCCTTCGCGCGCCACATCAAGCACATCCGCATTCATATCCGTTGCGTAGATGCGAGTGCGGTCGTACAGCCCTTCCTCCTGCAGCAGAATCGCCATCGAATACACCTCTTCGCCGGTCGAACAGCCTGCATGCCAAATCCGGATGAACGGATACGTCCGCAGCAGCGGCACCACAGCTTTACGGAACGACAGGAACGCTTCGGGATCGCGGAACATTTCCGTTACGTGAATGGTCATATCGGCGATCAGCCGCTTCAGACAGTCCCGGTCATGGAGGACGCGTTCGGTAAGCCCCGTCACGGTTGCAAGCCGCTCCGCATTCACACGGTGCCAAATCCGGCGCCGGATCGAGGCGTAAGCGTAATTGCGGAAATCGTAACCGTGCAGCCGGAATACCGCCTCCAGCAGCAGCTCGATTTCCACTTGTTCGCGCTCATCGTTTTGCGATGAAAATTTCTCACTGTTATTTATATAACCACACCCTCATCAATGAAAGCAGCTGATCAATATTTACCGGCTTGGCAAAGTAATCGGAAGCTCCCGCTTCGATACATTTATCACGGTCGCCCTTCATCGCTTTGGCGGTTATGGCGATAATAGGCAGCTTGTCGTACTTGGCATTTTCACGAATGAGACGCATCGCTTCGTAGCCGTCCATTTCCGGCATCATAATATCCATCAGCACAAGATCAAGGTCGGCGTTCTTCTCGATCATCTCAATCGCTTCGCGGCCGTTTTCAGCGTACAGCACGTTTATATGATAGCTTTCCAGCACGCTCCCGAGCGCGAACACGTTGCGGATGTCGTCATCGACGATGAGCACGTTTTTATGCTCGAAAATCGTTTCCACATTGTGCAGCTGGCGCAGCAAATTGCGTTTCTCCTCCGGCATCTGGGCTTCGATGCGGTGCAGGAACAGCGTCGTTTCGTCAAGAAGCCGCTCGGGCGATTTCACATCCTTAATGATGATCGTCTCCGCATACTT carries:
- a CDS encoding protein-glutamate O-methyltransferase CheR, whose product is MEIELLLEAVFRLHGYDFRNYAYASIRRRIWHRVNAERLATVTGLTERVLHDRDCLKRLIADMTIHVTEMFRDPEAFLSFRKAVVPLLRTYPFIRIWHAGCSTGEEVYSMAILLQEEGLYDRTRIYATDMNADVLDVAREGVFPLERMQQYTRNYMEAGGRESFSDYYTAKYDSVIFQSDLKKNIVFAQHNLVTDGSFNEFHVILCRNVMIYFNKELQNHVHSLLYDSLSMFGVISLGTKESINFTRHADRYEELDIHNRLYRKVK